From the genome of Candidatus Methylomirabilota bacterium, one region includes:
- a CDS encoding acyl-CoA dehydrogenase family protein encodes GDAAMKVATDAVQVFGGYGYTREFPVERFFRDAKIMQIYEGTNQIQRVVIARELLGF; translated from the coding sequence GGGCGACGCGGCGATGAAGGTCGCGACCGACGCCGTCCAGGTCTTCGGCGGCTACGGCTACACGCGCGAGTTCCCCGTCGAGCGCTTCTTCCGCGACGCGAAGATCATGCAGATCTACGAGGGCACCAACCAGATCCAGCGCGTCGTCATCGCGCGCGAGCTGCTCGGGTTCTGA